Proteins from one Xenorhabdus griffiniae genomic window:
- a CDS encoding helix-turn-helix domain-containing protein, with protein sequence MLALFPWRVISMDFGKRLVTLRKDRKLTQAALAEKVGCHVTMIRRYEADEVQPTLEIIRKLSRALSVSADTLVFDENERNPDEELRLQFEAISQFTPEEKEVARVLLESLILKHDANRFARNNSRAGTEK encoded by the coding sequence ATGCTGGCTCTGTTTCCCTGGCGAGTAATTTCTATGGACTTTGGTAAACGTCTGGTAACCCTGCGTAAAGACCGCAAGCTTACTCAGGCCGCACTGGCGGAGAAAGTCGGTTGTCACGTGACAATGATCCGGCGTTATGAAGCTGACGAAGTACAACCGACACTGGAGATTATCCGCAAGCTCTCCCGTGCACTTTCTGTCAGTGCAGATACGCTGGTTTTTGACGAGAATGAGCGCAACCCTGATGAAGAACTGCGTTTGCAGTTTGAGGCTATCAGCCAGTTCACGCCGGAAGAGAAAGAAGTGGCAAGGGTGTTACTGGAGTCATTGATTTTAAAACACGATGCCAACCGTTTTGCCCGTAACAACAGCAGAGCGGGCACCGAGAAGTAA
- a CDS encoding SymE family type I addiction module toxin, translating to MANRDCNADWKISKARRSYKVGYTSTRHEDRNTGRTRYYSQHPSLHLKGNWLEEAGFTTGQAVNITVERGQLIIRLVENS from the coding sequence ATGGCTAACCGCGATTGTAATGCAGATTGGAAGATTTCAAAAGCCCGGCGCAGCTATAAGGTGGGGTATACCAGCACCCGCCACGAAGATCGCAACACGGGTAGAACCCGCTATTACAGTCAGCATCCGAGCCTGCATCTTAAAGGCAACTGGCTGGAAGAAGCCGGGTTTACTACTGGACAGGCGGTGAACATCACCGTTGAACGGGGGCAGCTGATTATCCGGCTCGTTGAGAACAGCTGA
- a CDS encoding SMI1/KNR4 family protein, with product MWPLTDKLLSICSHDISSVRSEKYIASNYGKSLVEELSCLLTKKNGFYGFESALRVFPYETIGEEIGLIDWNNNRLWINSYEDMAKDALFFAEDIFGNQFCLKDDCIHTFDPETGLFDKLAKSINEWSGIILEDYEVLTGYSLAHNWQNIYGPIQSGYRLVPKIPFVLGGEYELENLYLARTGESMRARADLALQIRNIPDGASIKMDIKD from the coding sequence ATGTGGCCTTTAACTGACAAATTACTCTCAATTTGTAGTCATGATATTTCTTCGGTTAGATCAGAAAAATATATTGCTTCCAATTATGGAAAATCATTGGTGGAGGAATTGAGCTGTTTATTGACTAAAAAAAATGGATTTTATGGCTTTGAGTCTGCATTACGCGTTTTTCCATATGAAACGATAGGTGAAGAGATCGGCTTAATTGATTGGAACAACAATAGGTTATGGATTAACTCGTACGAAGATATGGCTAAGGATGCTCTTTTCTTTGCAGAAGATATCTTTGGAAATCAGTTTTGTTTAAAAGATGATTGTATTCATACATTCGATCCTGAAACGGGATTATTTGATAAATTAGCCAAGAGTATAAATGAATGGAGTGGGATTATCTTGGAAGATTATGAAGTCTTAACTGGATATTCTTTGGCTCATAATTGGCAAAACATTTACGGCCCTATTCAATCTGGCTATCGTTTAGTCCCTAAAATTCCCTTTGTTTTAGGCGGAGAATATGAATTGGAAAATCTTTACTTAGCTCGAACAGGCGAATCAATGAGAGCCAGAGCTGATTTGGCTCTACAAATACGAAATATTCCCGATGGGGCAAGCATTAAAATGGACATAAAAGATTAA
- a CDS encoding NucA/NucB deoxyribonuclease domain-containing protein has protein sequence MIENNALASRNLDDCRTLSPEACGKAKELSQRILDKGLPSVEDMRGKLASCQDDSCRKGVWTEYRQASDATINSLKQMALSGELSREELAFINHELGKELAVSGYRANDKIGRSEQSSWLNGGSGPLSGFFNTELRQKELENAGLSKADAAQYVKEEQRNLMLLETATGIIGAKASDKMQEKPSSVPSIKGSIVNKGSSSEQHTNEHKVIVVDKTKYPESAKHIEDAQKAGHPNVLTIDREGAAQRRRESLKNTPPVKGADRDEYPPAMFKEGGSGASVRPITPSDNRGAGSCIGQQCRGLPNGATVIIKTDKSGKIETEK, from the coding sequence ATGATTGAGAATAATGCGCTGGCCTCGCGAAATCTGGATGATTGCCGCACGCTGTCACCGGAAGCGTGCGGCAAGGCTAAGGAGCTGAGCCAGCGTATTCTGGATAAAGGCTTGCCGTCAGTGGAGGACATGCGCGGTAAACTGGCATCGTGTCAGGATGACAGCTGCCGTAAAGGGGTCTGGACAGAATACCGGCAGGCCAGTGATGCGACCATCAACAGCCTGAAACAGATGGCGTTGAGTGGTGAGTTGAGCCGCGAAGAACTGGCATTCATCAACCATGAGTTGGGTAAAGAACTGGCGGTATCGGGATACCGTGCCAATGATAAGATAGGTCGTTCAGAGCAGAGCAGCTGGCTAAATGGCGGCAGCGGACCACTTTCTGGGTTTTTTAACACGGAACTGCGCCAAAAAGAGCTGGAAAACGCCGGGTTATCCAAGGCGGATGCGGCGCAGTACGTGAAGGAAGAGCAGCGTAACCTGATGTTGCTGGAGACCGCGACGGGAATTATTGGGGCAAAAGCCAGTGATAAAATGCAGGAGAAACCATCATCTGTACCGTCAATAAAAGGTTCGATTGTTAACAAAGGCAGTAGCTCTGAACAACATACTAATGAGCATAAAGTTATTGTTGTAGATAAAACAAAATATCCAGAATCAGCGAAGCATATTGAAGATGCTCAGAAAGCAGGGCATCCTAATGTGTTGACGATTGATCGTGAAGGCGCTGCTCAGAGGAGAAGAGAATCCTTGAAAAATACTCCTCCGGTGAAAGGTGCAGATCGTGATGAATATCCTCCTGCTATGTTTAAAGAAGGTGGCTCAGGCGCTTCGGTTCGACCAATTACCCCTTCTGATAATAGAGGAGCTGGATCATGTATTGGTCAACAATGTCGCGGATTACCTAATGGTGCAACTGTAATTATAAAGACAGACAAATCAGGCAAAATAGAAACGGAGAAATAG